From the genome of Bacteroidota bacterium:
AATTCGGGTCTATAAATCATATGCGATACCTAAAAAGCAGAAAGCTTCCGGAAACAACTAATTAAATACAAAATTTTCTACTAATAAAAGGATTTTTATTCATGTGACCACATAAAAAGTAGCGATTTTTTTACAATGACGTATCCGACTATACTTCACAACTGTTAAACGTAGTTATTATAAATTATAATAACTACGTTAACCCGGTACCGGGACCAATTATTTGGAACATTACTATCAAATAAACTTGTGAATTCATACATTATATTTACAGGCCTGGAAGAATTTTTGTTTAAATTAATATACTAATTTAATTGTTTTAATTACAGTTATAAATCGTTTGTTTGAGATAAAAACTACCATTATATATCACTTTATATTTCGTTTAAAAACAATACTCCAACAGACTAACCTTAAGGCAAATACCCCCTAACCTGCTTCCATATATTATTTATATTCATTAACTTTAATAGCTTTAAAAATTTGATATTGTTTTAACTGTTAATGTTAGAGTTAACTAAACTAAAAACTATGAAGAATTTAAAGGACTTTTTTGTAATAATTATGATTTTATTCGCAAGCGGATCATTTTTCTCCTGCGAAAAAGAAATCAACACTGAAGGTAACAATATATCGAACCTTAAAAAAGCTAATACCTCCGAATTAGCACCTATGGAACAGCTGGGTAAAGAAATATTCTTTGATAAAATATCTGATCCTGGCTCGATGTCCTGCGCAACTTGTCACGGTCCTTCTGTAGGATTTACGGGGCCCAATCCGGGTATAAATAATGGTGGATCTGTTTACAGAGGAGCAATTCCAACACGTTTTGGAAACCGTAAGCCACCAAGTGCTGCTTATGCAACATTTAGTCCTGTTTTTCATTACAACTACATTGAAGAACTATTTATAGGAGGAAATTTCTGGGACGGAAGAGCAACAGGTTATCACCTGGGTAATCCTGCAGCAGATCAGGCATTGGGACCATTTCTTAATCCTGTTGAACAAAACAACCCTTCGAAAGAAGCTGTACTTACGCATATTTCTAAATCAAAATATGCAGGATTATGGGAAGAAGTTTGGGGTGATCCTATAAGTTATGAGGAGGAGAATATAGAAGGAAATTACGACAGAGTAGGATTATCAATTGCTGCATACGAAGCCTCATCCGAAGTAAATGCATTTTCATCAAAATACGATGCCTATCTTGACGGGGAAGCAGAGTTAACAGCTCAGGAAGAATTAGGCATGGAACTATTTAATAATAAAGGGAATTGTGCAGCCTGTCATCCAAGTGAAATATCGGATGGTGGTCAAAAACCGTTATTTACCGATTTTTCATTTGATAATCTTGGAGTACCGAAAAATCCTGAAAATCCTTTTTACAATATGGACAAGGTTTATTTAGAAGATGGTTCACCCATTAACCCCGATGGATCTGCCTGGATTGATACAGGACTTGGAGGTTTTCTGGCATCTAGCACTGACCCTGC
Proteins encoded in this window:
- a CDS encoding cytochrome c peroxidase — its product is MKNLKDFFVIIMILFASGSFFSCEKEINTEGNNISNLKKANTSELAPMEQLGKEIFFDKISDPGSMSCATCHGPSVGFTGPNPGINNGGSVYRGAIPTRFGNRKPPSAAYATFSPVFHYNYIEELFIGGNFWDGRATGYHLGNPAADQALGPFLNPVEQNNPSKEAVLTHISKSKYAGLWEEVWGDPISYEEENIEGNYDRVGLSIAAYEASSEVNAFSSKYDAYLDGEAELTAQEELGMELFNNKGNCAACHPSEISDGGQKPLFTDFSFDNLGVPKNPENPFYNMDKVYLEDGSPINPDGSAWIDTGLGGFLASSTDPAWQGMANDNMGKHKVPTLRNVGKKPGNGFIKAYMHNGVFKSLKEIVHFYNTRDVDGWPEPEVSENINTDELGNLGLSNDEEDAIVAFMMTLSDGYRKK